AACAAAGGAGACTTTAAAGCTATATTTTGGGGCTTGGCGGTGCTGATTGGGATCATTGTCGCAACTGATTTTTTTGTGTGGCGGCCCCTGATTGCTTGGGCAGAAAGATTTAAGTTTGAGATGATTGAAACTGAAAATCCCCCCCAATCGTGGGTGTTAGATATTTTCAGGCGATCGCCAACTTTACGCGCAATTAGCGATCGCGTTTTTCAACCACTACAAACAGTCATAGATGACAGTTTAATTCGTTCGTTTCCCGTGCGTTCTGTGCCTGTAAATGCCAAAGGTAGCCTAAATTTACCGAGTTTTATAAATTGGGTATTTGTCAGCGGCTTCGCCTTAATTGTCCTTTGGGGTACTTGGGAAGCCGTGCTACTATTACGAACTTTAAGCTGGGATGATTGGCAACAGGTAATCAAGGGCGCTATGTTAACGGCGTTGCGGGTGATAATTGCTTTGATATTATCACTGTTGTGGACAGTACCTGTAGGAGTAGCCATTGGTCGCAATCGACGGCTAGCTCAAGTATTGCAACCATTAGTCCAAATCGCCGCCTCGGTACCAGCAACAGCCTTATTTCCAGTGCTGCTACTGGGTTTAACCCGCATCGCCGGCGGTTTGCAGATTGGTGCGATCGCTCTGATGATGCTAGGAACAATGTGGTATATCCTGTTTAATGTCATTGCTGGCGCACAGTCAATTCCCTCAGACCTTATCGAAGCTGCTTCAGTATATAAACTGTCAACTTTGCAACGCTGGAAAACTTTAATTTTACCCGCAATCTTTCCCTACCTAATTACAGGAATTATTACCGCCGTAGGCGGTGCTTGGAACGCTAGTATTGTCAGTGAGTACGTTACATTTCAAGGGCGAGTAATTAGTACTTCTGGATTGGGAGCAACAATTTCTCATGCCACAGCCACAGGCAATTTTTCCCTATTATTAGCTTCGACAGTGATCATGTCGCTATTAGTCGTATTGACCAATCGTTTGATTTGGCGACCTCTTTACAATCTAGCTCAAGAGAAATATCAACTATTAGTTTAATAATTTCTTTGCGAGGCTGCGCCGAATTTTTTGCTCTCTTCTTTCTTCTGTCTGTGTTGCGCCAGTTGCTACAAGTTGGGGAACCCACCCAACGCACTGGCTTCTCTACGCCTAGAAGGTAGGCTGTTAACCAATACTTTTCGGTTAAGTCCAAAAACAGGTAGATTGAGAGTTGTCGGCTAGTCAAAAAAACTCGTTCCAAATTCCGTCTAAAAAGCCTGTTCATCGTGGCACTGGTACTCAACGCCACCCACTCAATTTTTCCATTATTAATACTGCTCAATTCTTAACCGAAAAGTATTGAACTCCTGTGGTCTCTCAACATTAATGCTGAACCAGTTGGTATTAAATTTTCACGTATATACCTGGTATTACCATCAAGTTCTGATTTTTTCTAACATTTTTGTGATATGAATCACTGATTACGTGTAATTATAATCACATAATGTTAATGTTCTATATCAATTAGTCGCCCAAGAAAATGTTCCACACTTGAGGTAACAAATTGTTTACCTGTCCTAACCAAGATGATTCGCACAATCATTGAATCTGCTTTCCAAACTGGATATCTTAGTGTTGAATCTGAGGGGTTACTTCATCAAGTAATGGCTACCAAATGTTATCAGTCAGAGGATTTGCCAGCCCTCGCAGCCCTATATGATGCAGTTCGCGCAGGTAAAATTAAACGAGAAGCATCTTCGTCGAACGTGCTTATGGAATTTCCTTTCCCCCATATCCCACATAACAAATCTTGCTGATATAGCAGGAGGCAGAGGTAAAAGTATTACTATTCCTAGCTTTCATGCTTTCAAAATTTCCTAATCTGTTTCAGGAGTACTGAGTAACCCCACAGATAAATCTAAGGGATTTAAGTAAGGAGGTATTAAAGATACGCTACGCATATCGAAATAAATTAAATATTGATTTCTTTTTTACTCAGCACTCGTTACGGGTTAAACGCCCCGCTATTCGCGTACAGCACTCAGCACTGTTTCGGTAAGGCCATACTCCAAAAGAAGCAAAGGAACCGAGGAAAGCTTCGTGTAAGTATTTCTGCTTATTCCCCAATCTCTTGCTTTTTCCTTACCCAATCATCAGGCAAAAAATCTTAAAAATTCAAAACTCTTTAGATGATTGTTGTCGAAAACTATCAAGGTCAGCAAAAGAATGAGTTAAGATCAGATACAAGTGGGTAAAAGTAGAGCCAAATCCCCGGACTTCCCAGTAATGCCAATGAGTAAAAGTAGGCAAATTAAACAACCGCAATCAACGATTGTTTTGGAGTATTATTTATTACATAATGGTAAGAATGACTCATCAGGAAATATGAGCCAGCTTAGGGCAGGTTCCGAATTGTTTGACTTCCATGAAGCAGACATTCCATAGAGCTAGCCGGAAAGAGATTGAGTTCATTGCTAGAGCAACCATTGATTTGTGACCCGATATTTCCCGATATTTTGACAACTACAAGCAAATTTTGGGATTGGGTGATAAAACTGACTTGTTCCCAACGGTGAAATTAACCTCTTAAAGGTGTAATGTAATGGGGTAGAACCCAGATTTTGATAGGTTTAACTACGTTGTTTAAAAAGGCAGAAACAATACATGCTACACCGCAAGATTTATCAACTGTGTTGCGATGGGCGCGAGGTATGTGTTTTCTTGCGGGACCAGCAACGCTGGATTGAACGCGCCCGCATTATCGACATAGAGGGAGATTTAGTGACCCTACGCTATGAAACAGAAGAAGAGGACGAAGTTTGTTCTTGGGAAGAAATGGTTCGCCTCGAGAGCATTGGTGCTGTAACGCAAAAACTGGCTTCAGTACCACGCGGAAATGTGGAACCTCTGATGACTGAAGATTGTCCCGAAGCAGAGCGCATCCATAACCGTTATACTGACTCGAATCCAGAATAATCAGTGCTGAGTGCTAAGTACAAAATCTAACTTGGCACTCAGTATTCATGATTCAGGATTAGATAAACCTTCAAAAGCAGGACAGTAACCTTCAAGAGTTACTTTAAAGTTGTACAACGGGGAAGCTGGGTTCCAACACCTCTGCCCCCTTTGATGTCGGCAAGTACCGCAACAATCTACATCTGTCCATGTGTAGCGATCGCTATTTTGGCTGAGAAGTTCTCGTTGAGACAATCCCCTTAAGACTAATTCTTCCCCTTGCCAACGAGCTTCGATTAAACCAGTATCGGCAAATTGTCGCCAACGCGGATCGGCAGTAATCACATTGGGGAGGGTGATTGTGATTACTGTTCCTAACTCTGTCAATTCGCCTTCATAGTTGGTTTCTGGTGCTGCTGGTTGTAAAAATGTGTCGCCGATGGGCAATTCTACTAAGGTGTTAGCCGCCGGAGAATGGACGTGGTAGCGGTTTTGCAACTCTTCTAAGCTAGTCAGGTCTGCCAAATAAGCAGGTGAACCGTGGACAAAAATGACGTGCTGGGGTCGCAAATTATGAATTAGCTGCGTAGTACCAGGGCCATCACTATGTTGAGCTAAGAGATAGGTTTCGACGGTGGTAGGCGCTAAATATTCTTTGTTAACTTTTATATCAATTTTTTCTGGTAGAAGAATCAGCCAAGGGCCTGTGTCTAGTTGGCAGTGCTTGCCCAAATCATCTGTAGAGTCAGTGAGAACAATACAAGGTGACTTACCCACAGTGGGACGATGTTCTGCTTGTAAACGACGCACACGGGGACGCACCCGTTCATCCCAAAATAAGGGTTGATGGCGGGCAAAGTTCTGTACAGATGGGGGGAGATGGGGTAGCAGTTCTAAATATGCATCACAACCAGTAGCAACAGCACCATCTACCCAGATATCTAAATCTCGTCCGGTGAAATGGTGATGAGATCGTAATAGCATTAGCATTTCTTGACCCAATCCTAAAGCAGGGGTGGGAAGGATTACAGAACAATGGTCAGCGATCGCCCGATTAATTCGTTCTGCTAATTGATTTTCTTGGTTGCGACGGTGAGGATGACGGGATGTACCATAACTGCCTTCAATGATTAGCACATCCAAGTCTAAGCCCCGCAGTTCTTCTAAACGCAAACCTTCTACTAAGCGGGAGTTTGATAAGAAAAAATCCCCTGTATACAGTAGTTTGTAAGTCCGCTGCTTGGTAGTGTAAGTAAGGAGAATTGCTACCGCCCCAGGTAGATGCCCTGCGGGAAATAATTCTGCTACTAAACCATCTTGGAATTCCACAGGCGATCGCAATGGCAAAGCATGACAAAATTTAGAAATTTCCTCAGCATCTTCGTTTAACCAATTCAGTGGTAGTAACTTGCTGGTTACTTCACTACCATAAATAGGTAACTTGGGAAAAGCTTTATGGAGTGCTAGTAAACCTCTGGCGTGATCTGGGTGGGCGTGACTAATTAAAACCAAATCTGCTGGTAGGGGCAAACTAGATCCACGTTCCGACTTAGTAAGCCCCTGAGCCAGCGATGAAATATCCTCCATACCACAGTCCAACAGGATGCGGTGTGGCCCCATCTTCACCAATAAACACACGCCCTCATCTTCATGCTGGACACTGTAGGGCAAACATTCTAATTCAGTACCCGCTTCCGCAGCATCTACGCTAGAAGATGCCGACAGATTATCCCTCATGCTGTCCTCCCCTCGAACCTCATCATCATGGACATATCTCAAAAGCCAAAAGTTACACAAATTTTGGTTTTGTGACTTAGGGGTAAGTTTTATTGTGCGCCCCTACACCCTGAGAATACAGATTTTTGATTAGGGAGGACGCTTCCACTGAACCCGCACTGGTTCGGAAAGGTGGGCTAACGAGAAGCCATTAAACTAGGAGCTAAAGGAGTTTGCCTCTTGTGTATTTCCCTTTGCAAGTTATGAACGCTTTTAGCCAACTCACCCTACGGAAAGTTGCCCAAGCGTCTACAGATTTATCTCAATGTGCAGAGCCATTGCCGTGATAGTTATCGGAATCATAGAATCCATTTTTCGTACCAAAAAACAAGCACGAAAGTGTAAATATAACTGTCAACCCAGCTAGAATCAGCTTTACATCCATTTGTTTGCTGCCCCTTACTCAAGACTTTCTTATATTAATTTAGTGCTTCCGCAATCAAACGTAATCGCTAGAAAATCTTTACTATGCTTATGTGGATTGGACAATAAGTAAATTTACCACAATCAGTCAGATTGTAGAACCTTTCGGTCAACCTGTCCATCCATCTAAATGTAAAGCAATGTAACATAGGAGCAATTCTCTACAGCCCGTAAAAATCCTTGGTAAGTAGTGGGACAAAAATATTTACAGTCACTTGCGAGAGTTCGCGTTAGCGTCTCGTTGGTTGGCAAAGCCTCGATAGATTCCTACCCCACAATCATCATCCTTTTATTCAACAATACCT
This genomic interval from Nostoc sp. KVJ3 contains the following:
- a CDS encoding ABC transporter permease, producing MTRPLTPANKTLGRSNWTWQDGLLIMVILSFIVAIIRTASKFSGTFEPELTISTNINALPGYSAQTLIRMGLAYFLSLIFTLLYASAAHRSRIAERILIPMLDILQSIPVLSFLPGVVLALISLFPGQRIGVELAAILLIFTGMTWNMTFSFYQSLQSIPQELLEAARVYRLNPWQRFWTLELPSGVIGLVWNSVMSVAGGWFFLIAIESFTLGNKDFRLPGLGSFLGTAANKGDFKAIFWGLAVLIGIIVATDFFVWRPLIAWAERFKFEMIETENPPQSWVLDIFRRSPTLRAISDRVFQPLQTVIDDSLIRSFPVRSVPVNAKGSLNLPSFINWVFVSGFALIVLWGTWEAVLLLRTLSWDDWQQVIKGAMLTALRVIIALILSLLWTVPVGVAIGRNRRLAQVLQPLVQIAASVPATALFPVLLLGLTRIAGGLQIGAIALMMLGTMWYILFNVIAGAQSIPSDLIEAASVYKLSTLQRWKTLILPAIFPYLITGIITAVGGAWNASIVSEYVTFQGRVISTSGLGATISHATATGNFSLLLASTVIMSLLVVLTNRLIWRPLYNLAQEKYQLLV
- a CDS encoding MBL fold metallo-hydrolase, yielding MRDNLSASSSVDAAEAGTELECLPYSVQHEDEGVCLLVKMGPHRILLDCGMEDISSLAQGLTKSERGSSLPLPADLVLISHAHPDHARGLLALHKAFPKLPIYGSEVTSKLLPLNWLNEDAEEISKFCHALPLRSPVEFQDGLVAELFPAGHLPGAVAILLTYTTKQRTYKLLYTGDFFLSNSRLVEGLRLEELRGLDLDVLIIEGSYGTSRHPHRRNQENQLAERINRAIADHCSVILPTPALGLGQEMLMLLRSHHHFTGRDLDIWVDGAVATGCDAYLELLPHLPPSVQNFARHQPLFWDERVRPRVRRLQAEHRPTVGKSPCIVLTDSTDDLGKHCQLDTGPWLILLPEKIDIKVNKEYLAPTTVETYLLAQHSDGPGTTQLIHNLRPQHVIFVHGSPAYLADLTSLEELQNRYHVHSPAANTLVELPIGDTFLQPAAPETNYEGELTELGTVITITLPNVITADPRWRQFADTGLIEARWQGEELVLRGLSQRELLSQNSDRYTWTDVDCCGTCRHQRGQRCWNPASPLYNFKVTLEGYCPAFEGLSNPES
- a CDS encoding DUF6679 family protein, with the protein product MLHRKIYQLCCDGREVCVFLRDQQRWIERARIIDIEGDLVTLRYETEEEDEVCSWEEMVRLESIGAVTQKLASVPRGNVEPLMTEDCPEAERIHNRYTDSNPE